The stretch of DNA CGACGCCGCGGCGGAGTTCGCCGCCGACCTGGCCGACCGGGCCGGCCTCGAACCGATCGTCGACGGCGACCACGAACTCGACGTGCTCTCCCAGGCCGCGTGGCTCTTCGAGGACGAGTTCGACGCCGAGGTGCGGGTCCACCGCGCCGAGACGGGGACCGAGCGAGCCCGGAACGCCCGGCCGAACCGGCCCGCCATCCACATCGCGTAGCGGGGCACTCTCGGCCGACCACCGTTGCAGCTGCCGGCCTCGCGTTTTTGGGACTCGACGGGCTACGCTCGCCTATGCGACAGCGAACGCTCGGCGTCACCGGGATAGAGACCGAGGAGTCAGAGGAGACGGTCGAGGGTGCACTCACCGGCGTCACCGGCATCAAGTCCGCCGTCGCCGACAGCGAGACCGGCGAGGTGACCGTCGAGTCCGAGGACGGCGTCGACGACCAGTCCATCGTCGACGCGCTCAGCGAACTCGGCTACGAGCTGAAGGACTGACACGGCCGGTCGACCGCGGGCGGATCGGCGTCACGCGGCGTCGGCGTGGGCGCGCTCGACGGCTGCCGAGAGCGTGGCGCGGTTCTCGTGGTGGTAGAGGTGCGAGCGACAGCCACAGTCCGAACAGCCGAAGGAGTCGACGCCGTCGAACCGCTCGCCCAGTTTCCGGGCGACCGCACACTCGGCGTCGGCCTCGGTCGTGACGACGGTGTCGACCCGTGTCCCGTCGGCCCCCAGCAGGTAGTCGACGTGCCAGTGGCGGGCGTCGTTGTCGCCGGCGGCGACGGCGCGGTGGCGGTCGACGCGGGCGAACCCGCCGCTGCCCAGCGCGCTGCCGGTGTAGGCGTACCACCCCGCCGGCAGCGACAGGTCGCCGAGCGCCCCGACCTCGACGGTGCCGCCACTGGGCCGCTCGACGAGCAGCGTGTACGTCCCGCCGGCCATCTACGCGGCCATATCGGGGTCGGCCGCGAACTCGTCGTAGCCGCCCAGCCGGAACTCGCGGGTGTCGGTGCAGTCCTCCTCGCCGGCGGCGAGTTCGCCGACGAGCCAGTTGAACCGGTGTTCGAAGTCGTCGTAGGGGGCCTCCGCGAGGGTGTCGAGCGCGTCGTCGGCAGTCAGGTCCTCGTCGTACTGCTCGGCGAAGGCCGCGACGTTCTCGGCGGCGGTCGCGGCGGTCTCCTCGTCGGTCGCCTCGCTGAACGCGTCGGTCAGGTCGTCGGTGAGGTCGGACATGTCCGTGTCCAGGGCGCGGGGCCACGTATGCGTTCTGGACCTGGTGAAAAGTGTCGAAGGGGGCGGGCCCCGGTGTCACTCCTTCGACCGGAGTCGCCGGTAGAGGTAGGCGACGCCGAGCCCGCCGGCGATCAGCGCCGGGACCAGCGGCGAGTCGGCCGCCTTGGACGTCCCCCGCCGGACCGTCTCGGCGACCGACCGCGAGTCGTCGACGTACTCCAGGATCGCGTCGGTGTCGTTGGGCACCGGCTCGGGCTCTGCGCCGGCCTCGGCGGCGGCGTCGGGGTCTTTCAGCAGGTGGCCGGTCGTGAGACAGACGACGGACTCGTCGTCTTCGACGACCCCCTGCTCGCGGAGTTTCCGCAGGCCGGCGATCGACGCCGCGGAGGCGGGTTCGACGCCGACGCCCTCGCCGGCGAGGTCTCGCTGGGCCGCGGTGATCTCCTCGTCCGAGACGGCGACGGCGGTGCCGCCGGTCTCGCGGATGCCGGGCAGGGCCTTCGGGGCGTTGACCGGGTTGCCGATGCGGATGGCCGTCGCGCGGGTCTCGACGTCCTCCCAGCGACGGGTCTCGTCGTAGCCCTCCTCGATGGCCTCGACCATCGGGGCGGCCCCCTCTGCCTGTGCGCCGGTGATCTTCGGCACCTGCTCCTCGGTGATCGCGCCGGCCGCGACGAGTTCGCGGAAGCACTTGTACAGCGCGGCGGTGTTGCCGGCGTTGCCGACCGGCAGGACGATGCGGTCGGGGTACTCGCCGTAGTCCTCGTAGTGGGCCTCCAGGATCTCCAGGCCGATGGTCTTCTGGCCCTCCAGGCGGAAGGGGTTCAGCGAGTTCAGGAGGTACGCCTCGCCGCGGGCCGCGAGGTCCTGCACGCGGTCGAGACACTGGTCGAAGTTGCCGTCGACCTCGAGGATGCGGGCCTGGTGGAGCGCGGCCTGTGCGATCTTGCCGGCCGCGACCTTCCCCTCGGGCAGGAGGACGAGCGTCTCCATCCCGCCGCGAGCGCCGTAGGCGGCCAGCGCCGCGGAGGTGTTCCCCGTCGAGGCACAGGCCAGCCGGTCGACCCCGACCGCCTGGGCGACCCGCACGCCGACGGTCATCCCGCGGTCCTTGAACGAGCCGGTGGGGTTCATCCCCTCGTGTTTGACCCGCAGGCTCTCGACGCCGACCTCCGCTTCCAGCCGGGGGACCCGGTGCAGCGGCGTGTCGCCCTCGGGCAGGGAGACCCCCTCGTCGAAGGGGAGCGCGTCGCTGTAGCGCCAGACGCCCCGTCCCTCGAAGTCCTCGAAGGTGGGGAGGTCCGCGTAGCGAACTTCGAGGAGGCCGTCGCAGTCGTCGCAGGTGTACCGGACTGCCTCGAAGGGGGCGAACGTCTCGCCACACTCGATGCAGGCCAGCCAGACGCCGTCGTCGGCGACCGGCGGCACGTCGTCGGTGAGTTGCAGGTCGGCCATCACCGGGAGGCACGGCCCCACCGGGCAAAAGTCGGACGGTTACGCGCCGTGGACGGCCGATCGGCGCGGCCCGCGTCGACGGCTCAGGCGTCGCTGGCGTCGAACTCGTCGATGCGGTCGTGGACCGCCGCGGTCCACTGGTCCAGGGCCTCGTGCATCAGGTCGCGGGCCTCGGCCAGCGGCGTCGCGGTGTACTGGTAGACGTGGCCGCCGCCGTCGAGGAGCCGGCGTTCGCGGCTGGCCAGCCCCCGGTCGCGCAGCGTCGACAGCGACCGGTTGACGTTCGAACGGTCGCGGTCGAGGGCGGTCGCCAGTTCCGCGACGGTGCTGCCGGGGTTGTCCAGCAGCGTCCGGTAGGTCCGGACCTCGTGGGCTTGGATGCCGAAGACACAGGCCATCACCTCGTCGAGGTTCGGGTCCTCGTCGGGCATCAGGTCCTCGAAGGACTCCGCTGCGGGGTCGGCGGTCATGGCCACGGATAGGCGTGGCACACGCATAAGCGGCCGCGTTACCCGCGGCTCACCCGGTGGCGTCGCCGTCACCGCCGGACGCGTACCCCTGTCGCTCCAGACAGGTCCGCATCTCCTCGCGCGAGTCGTGCTTGTGCAGGCGCGTCGGCGTGTCGCAGTACCAGACGCCGTCGTACCGCAGCGTCACCTCGTGGGCCTCCCCGAGGAACTGCGTGCGGACGATCACGCGCCGCCCCGACTCCAGCGCGTCGAGGATGTCGTCGGTCGTGGCCTCGCCCGCGTCGACGACCAGTGGTTCCATCCGGAGGTACTACCGCTTCCACCTCCTTAACTGTCGGCTGGATCGGGTCCGCTCCGTCGGCACCGGCCAGTCCCGACGACCGGATCGCTCGGACGTGAACCGGTCCCGAACGCGCCGGAAAGGGAACGGTTTCGGGTGGAGCCGGAACACGAACTCGTGTGTGAACCGTTCTCGAACGTAGCGGAAAGGGTAGCGTTTCGGGTGGAGGTTCGATCCACGTCACCGTGTGCCGTACCACCGTCCCGCAATCGCTATGTTCCGTCGGGACGCGAGAGTAGCTATGGCGACCGACACACTGGCCGGACAGACGGTACTGGTCACGGGTGCGAGTTCGGGCATCGGCGCGGCGACGGTCCGGCGCGTCGCGGACGCCGGCGGGGACGTCGCGCTGCTGGCCCGCCGCGAGGAGCGGCTGCGCGACGTCGCCGACGCGGTGGCCGCCGACCACGGCGTCGACACCCACGTCGTCCCCGCGGACGTGAGCGAGAGCGCCGCGGTGGCCGCCGCCGTCGAGTCCACCGTCGACGCCCTCGGATCGCTGGACGGCGTCGTCGTCAACGCCGGCCTCGCTCGCGGGAGCGACGTCGAGACGATGACCGACGAGGAGTTCCGGACGATGCAGCAGGTCAACGTCGAGGGTGCCTTCTACACCGCCCGCGAGGCGCTCCCGCACCTCCGGGAGGGCGACGGTGTGCTGGTGTTCATCGGCAGTTTCGCCGGGCAGTACCCCCGCCCGTTCAACCCCGTCTACGCCGCGACGAAGTGGTGGGTCCGCGGGTTCGCGGCGAGCCTCGCCGGCCAGGTCGGCGGCGACGGGGTCGGCGTCACGGTCGTCAACCCCACCGAGGTCCGGTCGGAGTTCGGCAGCGAGGAGGGCGACCCGTTCACCGAGCGGTTCGACCCCGGCGAGGTGACCGAGCCCGAGGAGGTGGCCGACGCCGTCGGTTTCGCGCTCGCACAGGAACCCCCGACGACCGTCAACGAGATCGACGTCTACCGGCGGGACAAGTTCGGCGGGTTCTGAGCGGCGGGGGAGAGCGCACCGGTGACTGCGTCGACCTACTCTAGGTCGAAGCGGTCGAGGGTCATCACCTTGTGCCACGCGTCGACGAAGTCGGAGACGAACGTCTCCTCGGCGTCGTCGGCGGCGTAGACCTCCGCGAGCGCGCGCAGGCGGGCGTGGGAGCCGAAGATGAGGTCCGCACGGGTCGCGGTCCACTCGACCTCGCCGGTGTCGCGGTCGCGGATCTCGTAGCGGTTGTCACCGACCTGCACCCAGTCGGAGTCCATCCCCAGCAGGTTCACGAAGAAGTCGTTGGTCAGCGTCCCGGGCCGGTCGGTGAGGACCCCGTGGTCGTCGTCGCCGTGGGTGGCGTCGAGCGCCCGCAGCCCGCCGACCAGCACGGTCATCTCCGCCGGCGTCAGGTCCAGCAGGTCCGCCCTGTCGACCAGCAGTTCCTCGGCCGGCCGGTCGGCGTCGTCGGACCGGTAGTTCCGGAACCCGTCGGCGTCGGGTTTCAGCGCCTGGAAGGACTCGACGTCGGTCTGCTCCTGCGTGGCGTCGGTCCGCCCGGGCTCGAACGGCACCTCGACGTCGTGGCCGGCCTCGGCGGCCGCCCGCTCGACGGCCGCGTTGCCGCCCAGCACGATCAGGTCGGCCAGCGAGACCCGCGTGTCGTCGTCGCGGGACTCGTTGAACGCCGTCTGGATCTCTTCGAGCGTGTCCAGCACGGTCGCCAGCTGGTCGGGCTCGTTGACCGCCCAGCTCCGCTGGGGTTCCAGCCGGATCCGCGCGCCGTTCGCGCCGCCGCGCTTGTCGCTGTCGCGGTACGTCGACGCCGACGCCCACGCGGTCTCGACCAGCTCGGAGACCGAGAGGTCCGAGTCGAGGATCTCCGCCTTCAGGTCGGCGGCCGCCTCCTCGTCGATCAGGTCGTAGTCGGCCTCGGGGATCGGGTCCTGCCAGACGAACTCCTCGTCGGGGACCTCCGGGCCGTGGAACCGCTCGGGCGGACCCATGTCCCGGTGGGTCAGCTTGTACCAGGCCCGCGCGAAGTTGATGCCGAACTCCATCGGGTTGTCCTGGTACCGCTCGACGATCTCGCGGTAGTCCGGGTCCTCCTTCAGCGCGATGTCCGTCGTGAGCATCATCGGCGTGCGCTGCTCGTCGGGATCGTGGGCGTCCGGGACGGTGTCCTCCAGTTCCCCGTCCGCGGGCGTCCACTGCCACGCGCCGCCGGGACCCTTCTCGGGCTCCCACTCGTAGTCCAGCAGATTGTCGAGGTAGCCCATGTCCCACTCGACGGGCGACTGGGTCCACGGTCCCTCGATGCCGCTTGTGATGGTGTCGGCACCCTTGCCGGACTCGTAGTCGTTCTCCCAGCCCAGTCCCTGCTTCTCGATGGGGGCGGCCGCGGGCTCGGGGCCGAGGTTCTCGGGGTCGTCCGCGCCGTGGACCTTCCCGAACGTGTGGCCGCCGGCGATGAGCGCGACCGTCTCCTCGTCGTTCATCGCCATCCGGCTGAACGTCTGCCGGATGTTCTTCGCCGACGCCTCGGGGTCGGGCTGGCCGTCGGGGCCCTCGGGGTTGACGTAGATGAGCCCCATCACGGACGCCCCGAGCCCCTCCTCGATCTCGCCGGGCTCGTCGAAGCGCTCGTTGGTCTCCATCTCCGACTCCGGCCCCCAGTCGACGGCGTCGTCGGGGGCGAAGGCGTCCTCGCGGCCGCCGGCGAAGCCGATCGTCTTGCCGCCCATCGACTCGATGGCGACGTTGCCGGCCAGCACGATGAGGTCGGACCACGAGAGGCTGCGGCCGTACTTCTGCTTGACCGGCCAGAGCAGTCGGCGCGCCTTGTCGAGGTTCGCGTTGTCGGGCCAGCTGTTCAGCGGCGCGAAGCGCTGTCGCCCGCCGGCCGCACCGCCGCGGCCGTCGGCCGTCCGGTAGGTGCCGGCGCTGTGCCAGGCCATCCGGATGAACAGCGGGCCGTAGTGCCCGTAGTCGGCGGGCCACCAGTCCCGGGAGGTCGTCATCACGTCCTCGATGTCGGCTTTCACTTCCTCGAGGTCGAGGTCCTGGAACGCCTCGGCGTAGTCGAACTCCTCGTCTCTCGGGTCGACATCCCGCGCGTTCGCGTCGAGGATGTCCAGGCTCAGCTGATTGGGCCACCAGTCCTGGTCGGACTCGCTCATACGCGAGCGGTTGACGCCTTCGACTTATAATTGTGTCTAAGACGGAAACAAATCCTTCGCAGATCACAAACGATATTTTCGGTATATAAATATGGGGCGTGAGCGTGGTTACGCCGGCGGCAGTGATGGATACGCGGCGAGCGGGCGGGTCGCGCCCCGGGGACCCTCGCTCCGTTCGGCTCTCGGTCACCCACGCCGGCGGCCCCTCCCGTCCGTGCAGCCGGTTCTCCGCCCGGTCAGGGAGCCACCTTTTCCCGCTCGGGTGTCCTCGCTCGCTCCGCTCGCTGCGGGCACCACTCGCGGCAAAAACCTGGGGAAAGCGCTCGCTCACGCCGTTCGCTCGCGGGAGTCAGTCGCCGTTACGCCGCGTTCCCCATCACTGCTCGCGGCTACGCCGCTCGCGTCCGGGGACCCTCACTCCGTTCGGCTCCCCGCCAGCCACGCCAGCAGCCCCTTCTGCGCGTGCAGCCGGTTCTCCGCCTGGTCCCAGACGACGGCGTTGTCGCTCTCGATGGCGTCGTCGGTGACCTCCTCGCCGCGGTGGGCGGGCAGGCAGTGCATCAGCGTGCGGTCGCCCAGCAGGTCGGTCGTCACCTGGAACCCATCGAAGTCCGCGAGCTTCTGTTCGCGCTCGTCTTCCTGACCCATACTGACGAAGACGTCGGTGTACACCACGTCGGCGTCCGCGACGGCGGCCTCCGGGTCGTGGGTCGTCTCGGGGGCGTTGCCGAAGCCCTCCGCGCGTTTCAGTACCCCCTCGTCGACGCCGTAGCCCTCGGGCGTGGCGACGGTGAGGTCGATCCCGCTCATCGCCGCGCCCAGGACGAACGACTGGCAGACGTTGTTACCGTCGCCGACCCACGCCACGTCCACGTCGAAGGTGCCGAAGGCCTCGTAGATCGTCAGCAGGTCCGCCAGCGTCTGACAGGGGTGAGCGTCGTCGGTCAGGGCGTTGATGACGGGCACGTCGGCGTACTCCGCCAGCTCCACCACGTCGGCGTGGTCGAACACGCGGGCCATCACGAAGTCGACGTACCGCGAGAGCGCCCGCGAGGTGTCCTTGACCGGTTCGCCGTGGCCCAGGTGGATGTCGTCGGGGCCCAGGAAGACCGCGTGGCCGCCCAGTTGTGTCATCCCCGTCTCGAAGGAGACCCGCGTCCGCGTCGAGGGCTTCTCGAAGATCATCCCCAGCGTCTGCTGGTCGAGGGTGTCCTCGTAGGCGGCCGGATCGGCCTTGATCTCGGCCGCGCGGTCGAGCACGGCGGTCAGTTCGTCGGTCGTGAGGTCGTCGACGTCGAGCAGGTGCATGGTCACAGGAGGCGGTCGGTCACGTCTTCGAGGACGCTCACCGAGCGGTCGTACTCCGCGAGTTCGATGTGTTCGTTCGGCGCGTGGTCCAGGTCGGAGTCGCCGGGGCCGTAGGTCGCCATCGGGCAGTCCCAGGCCTTCGCGTAGACGTTCATGTCGCTGGTTCCGGTCTTGCGAAGCAGGTGGGGTTCGCCGCCGTGGTCCCGGATGGCCGCCCGGAACGCCCGGGCGACGCTGGTCCGGGGGCTCTGCATCACGGGCTCGACCTTGTCGTTCCAGTTGACGGTGCCGTTGTCGAGGTAGCCGTCGGCGATCTCCCGGATCTCGTCGGTGGTGTACTCCGGGGGCACCCGGAGCTGGACGTCCATCGTCGCCTCCACGGAGAGGCCGTCCTCGGAGATGCCGCCCCGGAAGTCGACGGGCTTGCACGTCACCCGCTCGAAGACCGGGTGCCACTCGTCGTGGGCGAACTCGTCGTCGACGGCGGTCCACCAGTCCATCGCGTCCTGGATGGCGTTGTTCTCCGGGCGCGAGGAGTGGCCGGACTCGCTGGTGGCGACGTAGGTGCCGCCCAGCAGGCCCCGATACCCGAGCGTGATCCCCTCCCAGCCGGACGGTTCGCCGTTGATGACGGCGTCGGGTTCGCTGTCGCGGTCCGCGACGAGGTGGCGGCCGCCCGTCGAGTCGACCTCCTCGCCGACGACGCCGACGAAGGAGGCCCCGGTCCGGACGGCCGCGACGGCCATCGCGCACAGCGGCCCCTTCGCGTCGACGCTGCCCCGGCCCCACAGCACCGCGCCGTCGTCGGTCTCCTCGACGCGGACGGGGATGTCGCCGGGGACGGTGTCGACGTGGGAGGTCAGCAGGACGCCGTCGTCGGCCGGCGCGCGGACGTTGCCCACCTCGTCGAGCCAGACCTCGCGGTCGTGGGCCTCGAAGAAGTCGGCGAGCCGCTGGGCGGCCTCGCCCTCGTTCCGCGAGACCGAGGGGATGCGCACGACGTCCTCCAGCAGGTCGCGGGCCTCGGTGTCGGCCTCGCGGGTCGCGGCCTCGCTCATCCCACCACCTCCGTCATCGCCGCGACGACGGCGTCGGCGTGGGACTCGTCGATCGTCAGCGGCGGGAGCAGGCGCACGACGGTCCGGCCCGCCGGCAGCGCGAGTATCTGGTGTTCGAGCGCGAGTTGCTTCAGCGCCTTGTTGGCCCCGCGGCCGACCTCGACGCCGATCATCAGCCCCTCGCCGCGGATCTCTCGCACCTCGTCGCCGATGGCGGCCGCCAGCTCCGTCCGGAGGTAGTCGCCGACGGCGGCGGCGTTGTCGGGCACCGACTCCTCGACGACCGTCGAGACCGTCGCCCCGGCGGCCGCGGAGATCACCGGCCCGCCGGAGAACGTCGAGGCGTGGGAGCCGTAGTCCTCGGCGATCCAGTCGCGACACAGCGTCGCGCCGACGGGGAGGCCGTTGCCCAGGCCCTTGGCCGCGGTTATCATATCGGGGGCGACGTCCGCCCGCTGGGAGTTCCAGAGCGCGCCGGTTCGACCCATCCCGGTCTGGACCTCGTCGAAGATCAGCGCCGCGCCCGCGTCCTCGGTGATCTCGCGGGCGGCTTCGAGGTAGCCGCGGCTGGCCGGGTTGATGCCGCCCTCGCCCTGGACCGGTTCGACGATGAACGCCGCGGTGTCCTCGTCGACGGCCTCGGAGAGCGCCTCGCTGTCGTCGTAGGGGACGAACTCCACGTCGCCGATCAGCGGCTCGTACGGTTTCTTGTACTTGTCCTTCCAGGTGGTCGCCAGCGCTCCCATCGTCCGGCCGTGGAAGCCCTGCATCGTCGCCACGATCTTCGACTCGCCGGTGGCCGACCGGGCGAACTTCAGCGCCGCCTCGTTGGCCTCCGTGCCGGAGTTACAGAGCCACACCTTCGAGAGCGGGTCCGGGGCCGTCTCGGCCAGCAGGTCGTACAGCGCCGTCCGCTCGGCGTTGGGGTAGGAGGCCTGGACGTAGGTGAGCCGCTCCAGTTGCTCGGCGACGGCCGACCGGACCGCGGGGTGGCCGTGGCCAAGCGGGACGCAGGCGTAGGACGCGCCCATGTCCAGGTACTCCGTGCCGTCCTCGTCGTAGACGTACGCGCCGTCGCCGCGCTCGATGGGGATGGGTTTCTCGTTGAAGACGAATCCGCTCATTGTTCGGCCTCCGTGGCGTCGGTCTCGGTTTCGAGTGCGCTCGCGTGGACGTGCGTGCCGCCGCCGGACAGCGCCGACAGGATCGGCTCGTCGGCGTTGGCGTCGGCCACGACGGCCTCTGGTGCGCCACCGCCGAGCGCCTCTTCGACGGCCATCACCTTCCGGCCCATGAACCCCTCGGCCGCGTCTTCGAGGGCGGCCCAGTCGTCGCCGGTCTCGACTGACTCGATGAGGGTGTCGGGGTCGTCGGGGTCGGCGTAGACGCCCGCGACGTCGGTCAGGAGGACGAGCGTCGCGTCGAGTTCGGCGGCGATGGCCGCCGCCGAGCGGTCGGCGTCGGTGTTGACCGCCAGGACCTCCTCTCCGTCTTTCCCAGCCATCGGCGGTGCCGCGACCGGCGTGTAGCCGTCGGACAGCAGCGATTCGAGCAGGTCGCCGTTGACCTGCTTGATGCTGCCGGAGTGGTCGCCCCGGCGGATCTTCCGCTTGCCGTCCTCGACGACCCGGACGGCCGACTTCCGGGGGCCGTACAGCAGTTTGCCGTCGACGCCGTTCAGGCCGACGGCGTCGACCCCCTCGCTCTGGAGGCCAGCGACGAGTCGCGTGTTCAGGTGACCGAAGGCCATCTCGAAGGCCTCCATCGTCGCCTCGTCGGTGAATCGGCCGACGACGCCGCCGGGCGTCTCGACGTACTCCGGGTCGATGCCGAGCCGCTCGAGGGTCTCGTCGACCTTCGTGGAGCCGCCGTGGACGACGACGACGTCCTCGCCCTCTTCGACGAGCGTTGCCACATCCGCGAGCGCCCCCGCGGGGTCGACCGCGCGAGCGCCACCGACTTTGATTACGACCGTCATTGAGAATCACTCCAGAGCTATGGTGCGCCGACGGGGTGGAGCCCCTGGAACTCCAGCCCCGCCGTCTCCTCGATGCCGAGCGCGACGTTGGCGGCGTGGACCGCCTGGCCCGCCGAGCCCTTCATCATGTTGTCGATGGCCGAGAAGACGACCAGCCGCTCGTTGCCGGGGTCGGGTTCGAAGCCGACCTCGGCCCTGTTCGTGCCCGCGACGGCCTTGGGCTCGGGGTAGCGGTAGACGCCGCCACCGCCGGCCACGAGTTCGACGAACGGTTCGTCCTCGTAGCTCCCGCGGTAGGCCCCCCAGAGGTCGCCCTTCGAGACGGGCCCGTCGGGGAAGACGTGACAGGTCGCGCTCGCGCCGCGGGTCATCTCCACCGCGTGGACGGTGAAAGAGACGTCGACGCCGAGGAACTGCTGGATCTCGGCCTCGTGGCGGTGGCCCGTCGGGGCGTACGGGCGGACGACGCCCGACCGCTCCGGATGCGAGGAGGCCTCGCCGCCGCCGGCCCCGCCCTCGCTGGAGCCGACCTTCACGTCGACGACGATCCGCTCGTCGCCGCTCAGCACGTCGTGCTCGAACAGCGGGAGCAGGCCGAGGATCGTCGCGGTGGCGTTGCAGCCGCCCGAGGCGATCAGGTCCGCGCCCGCGAGGTTCTCGCGGTTGAGTTCCGGGAGGGCGTACTCGCTCTCCGCCAGCAGTTCGGGGCGCGCGTGGCCGTCGTACCACTCGTCGTACTGGGCCGCCGAGTCGAGCCGGAAGTCCGCCGAGAGGTCGACCACCGTGTCGGCCGCGTCCCGGAACCGGTCGATCTGCTCCATCGACACGCCGTGGGGCGTCGCCGCGAACAGCACGTCGACCGATTCGAGGTCCTCGGGCGAGGAGAACCGCAGGTCCAGGTGCCGGAGGTTCGGGTGCTGGTGACCGACGGTCTTGTTCGCCTTCGACCGGCTGGTCGCCTGGGCGAGATCGATCTCGGGGTGGCCGTCCAGCAGGCGCAGCAGTTCCCCGCCGGTGAACCCGGAGCCGCCGACGACGCTTGCAGTGTACGTCACGCCGACACCTCCGCGTCGGCCTCGCTCGCCGCCTTGGCTTCGAGCCAGTCGACCACTTCGGCGGGCACGTCCACGTCGGCGACCTCGTTCAGCGCCTTGAACTCGACGGTGTGGTTGACCTCGTGGACGGTGTAGTCGTCGCCTCGCGGCTCGCCGCCGCTCGGGCTGTCCGAGGCGCGTTGCGCCTCGCTCTCCTCGGACACCCCGACCTCCATCAGGTCGATGCCGAGCAGGCCGCCCCCGACCGCCTCGGAGGCCCGTTCGACAAGTTCGAGCGCGCGGTCGTCCAGCTCGAACGCGGCGGTCTCGGCACCCTTCGCGGCGTTGGTGAGCCAGTGGTCCGACGAGCGGACCATCGCCGCGATCGGGTCGCCGTCGACGGCCAGCACGCGGATGTCGCGGCCGGGCTTGTCGACGAACTCCTGGACGTAGAAGATCTTGTGCTCGTAGTGGCCCAGCGTCTCCTTGTGTTCGAGGATGGCCTCGGCGGCGTCCCGGGAGTCGATCTTCGCCATCAGGCGGCCCCAGGAGCCGACGACGGGCTTGAGCACGCAGGGGTAGCCGAACTCCTCGACGGACTCGAGGGCGGCGTCCTTGGTGAACGCCACGTCGGTGTCGGGCGTCGGGACGCCCGCCCGCTCCAGCGCGAGGCTGTTCTCGACCTTGTCCGCACAGACTTCGGCGACCTC from Haloarcula litorea encodes:
- a CDS encoding acetylglutamate/acetylaminoadipate kinase, yielding MTVVIKVGGARAVDPAGALADVATLVEEGEDVVVVHGGSTKVDETLERLGIDPEYVETPGGVVGRFTDEATMEAFEMAFGHLNTRLVAGLQSEGVDAVGLNGVDGKLLYGPRKSAVRVVEDGKRKIRRGDHSGSIKQVNGDLLESLLSDGYTPVAAPPMAGKDGEEVLAVNTDADRSAAAIAAELDATLVLLTDVAGVYADPDDPDTLIESVETGDDWAALEDAAEGFMGRKVMAVEEALGGGAPEAVVADANADEPILSALSGGGTHVHASALETETDATEAEQ
- the argC gene encoding N-acetyl-gamma-glutamyl-phosphate reductase yields the protein MTYTASVVGGSGFTGGELLRLLDGHPEIDLAQATSRSKANKTVGHQHPNLRHLDLRFSSPEDLESVDVLFAATPHGVSMEQIDRFRDAADTVVDLSADFRLDSAAQYDEWYDGHARPELLAESEYALPELNRENLAGADLIASGGCNATATILGLLPLFEHDVLSGDERIVVDVKVGSSEGGAGGGEASSHPERSGVVRPYAPTGHRHEAEIQQFLGVDVSFTVHAVEMTRGASATCHVFPDGPVSKGDLWGAYRGSYEDEPFVELVAGGGGVYRYPEPKAVAGTNRAEVGFEPDPGNERLVVFSAIDNMMKGSAGQAVHAANVALGIEETAGLEFQGLHPVGAP
- the lysX gene encoding lysine biosynthesis protein LysX, with the protein product MNVGLLYSRIRRDEKLLLSELRERDHDIEKIDVRKQQFNVAEAPDAFADLDVVVDRCLATSRSVYATKFADAYGVPVVNGPEVAEVCADKVENSLALERAGVPTPDTDVAFTKDAALESVEEFGYPCVLKPVVGSWGRLMAKIDSRDAAEAILEHKETLGHYEHKIFYVQEFVDKPGRDIRVLAVDGDPIAAMVRSSDHWLTNAAKGAETAAFELDDRALELVERASEAVGGGLLGIDLMEVGVSEESEAQRASDSPSGGEPRGDDYTVHEVNHTVEFKALNEVADVDVPAEVVDWLEAKAASEADAEVSA